A window from Fragaria vesca subsp. vesca linkage group LG5, FraVesHawaii_1.0, whole genome shotgun sequence encodes these proteins:
- the LOC101314187 gene encoding ATP-dependent zinc metalloprotease FtsH-like, producing MASIDILNSPRLHIPNPHSHFRSLAHSRHLNLITRLRKQPPFPRRSLTVLCSKSGDASKASGDDFMTRVLKENPSQVEPRFLIGEKFYTLKEKESLGKKPNVGFAEFLAKRLTFKKAEEDVKKQRNEEEGVFLNDILREYKGKLYVPEQIFGAELPEEDEFEKSSEELPKMSFEDFQKAMKNDKVELLSYKEVKGGAYGFSDFVVDLKEIPGEKRLHRTKWAMRLDEGEAQALLEEYTGPRYVIERHTTSSVGSLPQYPHPVASSISSRMMVELGVVTALMAAAAVVVGGFLASAVFAVTSFVFVATVYVVWPIVKPFIRLFLGILFGILERVWEKVVDFFSDGGIFSKLYEFYTFGGVSASLEMLKPISIVLLTMVLLVRFTLSRRPKNFRKWDLWQGIDFSRSKAEARVDGSTGVKFGDVAGIDEAVEELQELVKYLKNPELFDKMGIKPPHGVLLEGPPGCGKTLVAKAIAGEAGVPFYQMAGSEFVEVLVGVGSARIRDLFKRAKVNKPSVIFIDEIDALATRRQGIFKESGDQLYNAATQERETTLNQLLIELDGFDTGKGVIFLAATNRRDLLDPALLRPGRFDRKIKIRPPGPKGRLEILKIHASKVKMSESVDLSSYALNLPGWTGAKLAQLVQEAALVAVRKGHDSILRSDLDDAVDRLTVGPRRVGIDLGYQGQCRRATTEVGVALTSHLLRQYESAKVESCDRISIIPRGQTLSQVVFDRLDDEAYMFERRPQLLHRLQVLLGGRAAEEVIYGRDTSMASVDYLADASWLARKILTVWNLENPMVIHGEPPPWRRKPKFVGPRLDFEGSLYDDYGLIEPPVNFNLDDQVAQRTEELVQSMYAKTLSLLKRHHAALLKTVKVLLERKEISGEEIDFILKKYPPQTPVKLLLEEENPGSLQFMKQEEKHELEYALQTRQKGETL from the exons ATGGCATCCATTGACATTCTAAACTCACCCAGGCTTCACATTCCCAATCCTCACAGCCACTTCAGATCCCTAGCTCACTCAAGGCACCTCAATTTGATAACAAGGCTCCGAAAGCAGCCACCTTTCCCTCGCCGGTCACTCACCGTCCTCTGCTCAAAGTCCGGTGACGCTAGCAAAGCTTCCGGGGATGATTTTATGACCAGGGTTTTGAAGGAGAACCCAAGCCAGGTTGAACCCAGGTTCTTAATTGGTGAAAAGTTTTATACTTTGAAGGAAAAAGAGAGTTTAGGGAAGAAACCCAATGTGGGTTTTGCTGAGTTCTTGGCAAAGAGGTTGACTTTCAAGAAGGCAGAAGAAGATGTGAAGAAACAGAGGAATGAGGAGGAGGGTGTGTTTTTGAATGATATTTTGAGGGAGTACAAGGGGAAGCTCTATGTGCCTGAGCAGATTTTCGGAGCCGAGTTGCCGGAGGAGGATGAGTTTGAGAAGAGTTCGGAGGAATTGCCCAAGATGAGCTTTGAGGATTTTCAGAAGGCTATGAAGAATGATAAGGTTGAGTTGTTGAGTTATAAGGAAGTTAAGGGTGGTGCTTATGGGTTTAGTGATTTTGTTGTTGACTTGAAGGAGATCCCAGGAGAGAAGAGATTGCATAGAACCAAATG GGCAATGAGGCTGGATGAGGGTGAAGCTCAGGCTCTTTTGGAGGAGTATACGGGTCCGAGATATGTGATTGAAAGACATACCACG TCTTCGGTTGGAAGCTTACCGCAGTACCCTCATCCAGTGGCGTCTTCCATATCAAGCAGAATGATGGTAGAGCTTGGAGTGGTGACAGCTCTAATGGCTGCTGCTGCAGTTGTTGTTGGAGGGTTCTTGGCTTCCGCAGTATTTGCTGTTACCAGTTTTGTGTTCGTGGCAACTGTATATGTTGTGTGGCCTATAGTCAAGCCATTTATCAGGCTTTTTCTTGGTATTCTCTTTGGTATTTTGGAGAGAGTATGGGAAAAGGTTGTTGATTTTTTCAGTGATGGAGGCATTTTCTCTAAACTATATGAATTTTACACTTTTGGTGGTGTCTCTGCCAGCCTTGAGATGTTAAAGCCAATTTCAATTGTCCTTTTGACTATGGTCCTTCTTGTCCGTTTCACACTCTCAAGAAGACCTAAGAACTTCAGGAAGTGG GATCTGTGGCAAGGGATTGATTTTTCGCGGTCTAAAGCAGAAGCTCGTGTTGAT GGATCGACAGGAGTCAAGTTTGGTGATGTGGCAGGGATTGATGAAGCAGTAGAGGAACTCCAGGAG TTGGTGAAGTACTTGAAGAACCCAGAATTGTTTGATAAGATGGGAATAAAGCCTCCTCATGGGGTTCTCTTAGAGGGCCCTCCCGGATGTGGCAAG ACCTTGGTGGCCAAAGCAATAGCTGGGGAGGCTGGTGTTCCATTTTACCAAATGGCAGGATCTGAGTTTGTTGAAGTTTTAGTTGGTGTTGGGTCTGCTCGTATTAGAGATCTATTCAAAAGAGCCAAG GTGAACAAACCATCAGTTATATTCATTGATGAGATTGATGCATTGGCTACCAG GCGTCAAGGGATTTTCAAGGAATCTGGCGACCAACTGTATAATGCAGCCACTCAAGAAAGGGAAACTACACTAAACCAGCTCTTAATAGAACTTGATGGGTTTGATACTGGTAAAGGTGTTATCTTCTTAGCTGCTACAAATCGCAGGGATTTGCTAGACCCTGCACTTCTGCGACCAGGTCGTTTTGATCGCAAG ATTAAGATTCGTCCTCCTGGTCCAAAGGGAAGATTGGAGATTTTAAAAATCCATGCAAGCAAAGTTAAAATGTCAGAATCTGTTGATTTGTCCAGCTATGCATTGAACTTACCTG GATGGACGGGAGCAAAGTTGGCACAGCTGGTCCAAGAGGCTGCACTTGTTGCAGTAAGGAAGGGGCATGATTCAATTCTTAGGTCTGACTTGGATGATGCAGTTGATAGACTTACGGTAGGACCAAGACGGGTTGGAATCGATTTGGGTTATCAAGGACAATGCCGTCGAGCTACTACTGAAGTTGGAGTCGCATTGACATCTCACCTGCTTAGGCAATATGAGAGTGCAAAAGTTGAGTCCTGTGATCGCATTTCAATCATTCCTCGTGGCCAG ACACTGTCACAAGTTGTATTTGATCGTCTTGATGATGAAGCATACATGTTTGAGCGTCGGCCACAATTGTTGCATCGCCTTCAG GTTTTACTTGGAGGGAGAGCTGCAGAAGAGGTCATATATGGACGGGACACATCAATGGCATCAGTTGACTACCTTGCTGATGCATCTTGGCTTGCGCGTAAAATCTTGACTGT TTGGAATTTGGAGAATCCAATGGTCATACATGGAGAGCCACCACCTTGGAGGAGGAAACCTAAGTTTGTAGGCCCTCGGCTGGACTTTGAGGGATCGTTGTATGATGACTATGGCCTAATTGAACCACCAGTGAACTTCAATTTAGATGATCAGGTTGCACAAAGGACTGAAGAGCTGGTACAGAGCATGTATGCAAAGACACTTTCTTTGCTTAAGCGTCATCATGCAGCTTTGCTTAAAACGGTGAAG GTTCTTCTCGAACGCAAGGAAATCAGCGGTGAAGAAATCGACTTCATACTGAAAAAGTACCCTCCCCAAACACCAGTGAAGCTTCTATTAGAGGAAGAAAACCCCGGTAGCCTCCAGTTCATGAAACAGGAAGAGAAACATGAGCTAGAGTATGCCCTTCAAACCCGACAGAAAGGCGAAACCTTGTAA
- the LOC101294559 gene encoding uncharacterized protein SLP1-like, translating into MKKPRQGSLHIKIQRNNISDTKDKADKNNKSINYNNNKGKSLYELSLSLIFSLWCLVVLFYSKLGLGHGNGGNISSPSNRTAYCPVVHNGKYGAHAYSFVANGGENKTNGKLLDYNSSKSCNDTAVGHNLPVPRYSLPETNGLEKIVWRVLGYSSLVCELNQEQEEQNRNYPGQCVNRTTHSTYLNLDEFRNNSKQEKDRVMPSELVNITHGLEPDGTEYNYASESKGAKVVSHNKEAKGASNILSKDHDKYLRNPCSVEGKFVIIELAEETLVDAIKIANFEHYSSNFKEFELSGSLSYPTEAWSPLGSFVAANSKNAQTFKFPEPKWVRYLKLDLLSHYGAEFYCTLSVLEVYGINAIERMLEDLIVESAESMTNKLSEPNATAVSSTKQEVGPTDRRTSIESQNGVGAAVGIQSTEDAQRTNSEATKNSVTTNKIPDPVMTVRQQPNGRIPGDSVLKILMQKVRSLELNLSVLEEFAKELNRRQGDVMPELGKELLRVSLLLEQSKMEIKDLMQWKETMEKEMTDLESWKATVSSQLNALVRENNNLRLDFEKVVNDQASLETKELAILAVSLFFLCFAILQLVSFQILTFFRTSQPDKECRRSKGWVLVIVSSSMTIFITLIYS; encoded by the exons ATGAAGAAGCCTCGTCAGGGTTCTTTGCATATCAAAATCCAGAGGAACAACATCTCTGACACCAAGGACAAAGCAGACAAAAACAACAAGAGTATCAACTACAACAACAATAAAGGGAAGAGCTTGTATGAGCTTTCTCTGTCTTTGATCTTCTCCCTTTGGTGTCTTGTTGTCTTGTTCTACTCTAAGCTTGGTCTTGGCCATGGCAATGGAG GGAATATATCAAGTCCTAGCAACAGAACTGCATATTGTCCTGTTGTTCACAATGGTAAGTATGGTGCTCATGCCTATTCATTTGTGGCAAATGGAGGCGAGAACAAGACAAATGGGAAGCTATTAGATTATAATTCGTCTAAAAGCTGCAATGATACTGCTGTCGGTCACAACTTGCCAGTTCCGAGGTACTCACTGCCGGAGACAAATGGATTAGAAAAGATAGTTTGGAGAGTTTTGGGGTATAGCAGTTTGGTCTGCGAACTCAACCAGGAACAAGAAGAGCAGAACAGAAATTATCCAGGACAATGTGTGAATAGAACCACTCACTCTACGTACCTCAATCTTGATGAATTTCGAAATAATTCAAAGCAAGAGAAGGACCGTGTAATGCCTAGTGAGCTTGTTAACATTACCCATGGGCTTGAACCTGATGGTACAGAGTACAACTATGCCTCGGAATCCAAGGGGGCAAAGGTGGTGTCTCACAACAAGGAAGCAAAAGGAGCAAGTAACATATTAAGCAAGGATCACGATAAGTACTTGAGAAACCCTTGTTCCGTAGAGGGAAAGTTTGTTATAATTGAGCTCGCGGAGGAGACTCTGGTAGATGCTATCAAAATTGCAAACTTTGAGCACTACTCTTCTAATTTCAAGGAATTTGAGTTGTCTGGCAGCTTAAGCTATCCAACAGAAGCGTGGTCACCACTGGGAAGCTTTGTTGCTGCTAATAGTAAGAATGCTCAAACCTTTAAGTTTCCTGAACCCAAATGGGTGAGATACCTAAAGCTGGATTTACTAAGCCACTACGGAGCAGAGTTTTACTGCACACTAAGCGTTCTAGAGGTGTATGGTATTAATGCAATTGAACGAATGCTTGAAGATCTCATTGTGGAGTCTGCAGAATCTATGACCAATAAGTTGTCAGAGCCTAATGCAACTGCAGTATCTTCTACAAAGCAAGAGGTTGGTCCAACTGACCGGAGAACAAGCATCGAAAGTCAAAATGGGGTTGGTGCAGCTGTAGGGATACAAAGCACTGAAGATGCACAACGAACCAATTCAGAAGCTACCAAGAATTCAGTAACTACCAACAAGATCCCTGATCCGGTTATGACAGTTAGGCAGCAGCCAAATGGAAGAATTCCTGGTGATTCTGTTCTGAAGATTTTGATGCAGAAGGTGCGGTCACTTGAGCTGAACTTATCCGTGCTGGAGGAGTTTGCCAAAGAATTGAACCGAAGACAAGGTGATGTTATGCCAGAGCTCGGTAAAGAACTACTAAGAGTATCGTTGCTGTTGGAGCAAAGCAAAATGGAGATTAAAGATCTCATGCAATGGAAGGAAACTATG GAAAAAGAAATGACTGACCTCGAATCATGGAAAGCTACAGTCTCGTCTCAATTGAATGCATTGGTCAGGGAAAATAACAACTTGAG GTTAGATTTCGAAAAGGTTGTAAATGATCAAGCCAGTCTCGAAACCAAAGAGCTTGCTATTTTAGCAGTTAGTCTTTTCTTTTTGTGCTTTGCGATTCTCCAACTAGTTTCGTTTCAAATTTTGACATTTTTCAGAACCTCTCAGCCTGACAAGGAATGCAGGAGGAGTAAAGGGTGGGTTTTAGTCATTGTTAGCAGCAGTATGACAATATTCATAACTTTGATATATAGCTAG
- the LOC101314472 gene encoding probable LRR receptor-like serine/threonine-protein kinase At3g47570-like, translated as MDSNRLELGRGNETDRLALIAIKAQIHQDPNQPVMSSWNESTHFCIWYGVTCSRRHLQRVTKLNLTSLKLSGSISPHIGNLSFLRELLLYDNSLTNKIPPEIGYLRRLLILNLVNNSLSGPIPANISNCFNLRFLSVSNNMLVGNIPPQLDSLSKLEYLVLQINNLTGEIPPSLGNLSSLDTLRARQNNLVGSIPSSLGQLKKLSYFLVESNRLSGTVPPSIYNISSLLSFAIADNQIQGGMPPSLFRTLPNLQFFSIVLNQFTGSLPLSISNATNLVVFQVNNNELKGQVPNLQKLCNLGFFNILHNHLGSGSDGDLSFLSDLTNATKLQWLLIGFNNFGGTLPASISNLSTLSILHVWNNRLHGSFPAGIGNLVNMKELKLGDNMFTGNIPTDIGKLSGIRILEFGNNRLSGSLPSSLGNLTSLLRLELQGNYFNGTIPRSLGECRSLLLLNLSCNNLSGAIPPQVIGLSSLSIYLDLSENRLSGSLPLEVGKLKTLGILNVSNNMLSGKLPGSFGSCESLEVLLLQGNFFDGPIPSALGSLKGIRELDISHNNLSGEIPEFLARLRGLKQLNLSFNKFWGAVPVKGVFNNASVISVVGNTRLCGGISDLHLPKCKFKESRSPSKKLTISLVSTFTVLGVAMLLTFLFLCFLKKRSKETPSSSLANFALQVSYSALLKATDGFSAANLIGAGSFGSVYKGILDEDGAQLVAVKVFNMLRRGVSKSFLAECEALRYIRHRNLVPIITACSCVDYHGNDFKALVYKLMENGSLEEWLHPTTETKDTPKSLSLVQRLDIAIDVACAVDYLHNHCETPIVHCDLKPSNVLLDHDLTGHVADFGLARILSRLADNVSANQSSSIGIRGTVGYAAPEYGMGSEVSTYGDVYSFGILMLEMFTGKRPTEHMFMDDLNLHKCVKMALGKRASEIADSSVVQEGNPRQSTNDALEECLSSVLGIGVACSVESPTDRKNIGDVVSKLKKIRATLVG; from the exons ATGGACAGCAATAGGCTAGAGCTTGGAAGAGGAAACGAGACGGATCGGCTGGCATTGATTGCCATTAAAGCTCAAATACACCAAGATCCTAATCAGCCGGTCATGAGCTCCTGGAATGAGTCCACTCATTTTTGCATATGGTATGGTGTCACCTGCAGCCGACGCCATCTTCAGAGGGTCACTAAGCTGAACCTAACTTCCCTGAAGTTATCCGGATCAATATCTCCTCACATAGGAAACCTGAGCTTCCTGAGGGAGTTACTCCTCTATGATAATAGCCTCACCAACAAAATTCCTCCAGAAATTGGGTACTTACGGAGGTTGCTGATATTAAATCTAGTAAACAACTCACTCAGTGGTCCTATTCCTGCCAATATCTCCAATTGTTTCAACCTCAGATTCCTCTCTGTTTCGAACAACATGCTGGTAGGTAACATTCCTCCACAACTTGATTCCTTGTCTAAGCTTGAGTATCTTGTTTTGCAAATTAATAATTTAACAGGAGAGATACCTCCTTCCTTGGGTAATCTTTCCAGTCTTGACACACTTCGTGCTCGTCAGAATAACTTGGTGGGCAGTATTCCTAGTTCTTTAGGCCAACTGAAAAAATTATCATATTTTTTGGTAGAGTCAAATAGGTTGTCTGGTACCGTCCCTCCCTCCATCTATAACATCTCTAGTCTCCTTTCTTTTGCCATAGCAGACAACCAGATTCAAGGGGGCATGCCCCCATCCTTATTCAGAACCCTCCCGAATCTCCAATTTTTTAGCATTGTCCTTAATCAGTTTACTGGATCACTTCCTCTCTCAATAAGCAATGCTACTAATCTAGTGGTATTTCAAGTTAATAATAACGAACTGAAAGGGCAAGTGCCGAATTTACAAAAGCTTTGCAACCTTGGGTTTTTCAACATTCTACATAATCATCTTGGAAGCGGTAGTGATGGGGACTTAAGTTTTTTATCAGACTTGACCAATGCCACGAAGTTGCAGTGGTTGCTAATAGGATTCAACAACTTCGGAGGGACGTTGCCGGCATCAATATCTAATCTCTCAACCCTTTCAATTCTACATGTTTGGAACAACCGTTTACACGGAAGCTTCCCTGCAGGGATAGGGAATCTAGTCAACATGAAAGAATTGAAATTGGGTGATAACATGTTCACAGGTAATATTCCCACTGACATCGGGAAGCTTTCAGGTATTCGGATATTGGAATTTGGAAACAACAGATTATCCGGGAGCCTCCCATCCTCTCTAGGAAATCTGACATCATTACTTCGTCTCGAATTGCAAGGAAATTACTTTAATGGCACCATCCCTAGAAGCCTCGGGGAATGCCGTTCATTGCTGTTGTTGAATCTTTCTTGTAATAACCTTAGTGGCGCCATCCCTCCACAAGTTATTGGCCTTTCCTCCTTATCAATATATTTGGATTTGTCTGAGAATCGTCTCAGTGGTTCCCTTCCCTTGGAGGTAGGAAAGTTAAAAACTCTAGGCATATTAAATGTCTCTAATAATATGTTATCAGGAAAACTTCCTGGTAGCTTTGGTAGCTGTGAGAGTTTGGAAGTCCTTCTCTTGCAAGGGAACTTCTTTGATGGCCCCATTCCTTCAGCTTTGGGCTCCTTGAAAGGGATTCGAGAATTAGACATTTCCCACAACAATCTCTCCGGTGAGATTCCTGAGTTTCTAGCGAGGCTTAGAGGTTTGAAGCAACTTAACCTGTCTTTCAACAAATTTTGGGGTGCAGTGCCAGTTAAAGGTGTCTTTAACAATGCAAGTGTCATTTCAGTTGTCGGAAACACAAGACTTTGCGGTGGTATTTCTGATCTCCACCTTCCAAAGTGCAAGTTTAAGGAATCGAGGTCTCCTAGCAAGAAACTAACAATCTCATTAGTCTCTACATTCACTGTTCTTGGAGTAGCTATGCTGTTGACGTTTCTTTTTCTTTGTTTCTTGAAAAAGAGAAGCAAAGAAACTCCATCAAGCTCATTAGCGAACTTTGCTTTACAAGTGTCGTATAGTGCTCTCTTGAAAGCTACTGACGGCTTCTCTGCAGCAAATTTGATTGGTGCTGGTAGTTTTGGGTCTGTATACAAAGGAATTCTCGACGAAGATGGAGCTCAGCTTGTTGCTGTGAAGGTGTTTAACATGTTACGCCGGGGTGTTTCAAAGAGTTTCCTAGCCGAATGCGAGGCACTCAGATATATCAGACACCGAAATCTAGTCCCGATTATAACTGCATGTTCCTGTGTGGACTATCATGGTAATGATTTCAAGGCTTTGGTTTATAAGCTCATGGAGAATGGGAGCTTAGAGGAGTGGCTGCATCCAACTACTGAGACAAAAGACACACCAAAGAGTTTAAGTCTTGTTCAAAGGCTAGACATTGCCATTGACGTTGCATGTGCAGTGGATTATCTTCATAATCATTGTGAAACACCAATAGTTCATTGCGATCTCAAGCCGAGCAATGTTCTTTTGGACCACGACTTGACGGGACATGTTGCTGATTTTGGATTAGCTAGAATCCTCTCAAGACTAGCTGATAACGTTTCAGCAAATCAATCAAGTTCCATTGGAATAAGAGGGACTGTCGGTTATGCTGCTCCAG AGTATGGAATGGGAAGTGAGGTGTCGACATATGGAGATGTCTACAGCTTTGGCATTCTCATGTTAGAGATGTTTACGGGGAAGAGACCCACTGAGCACATGTTCATGGACGATTTGAACCTTCATAAGTGTGTGAAGATGGCCTTGGGCAAACGAGCTTCAGAGATTGCAGATTCGTCAGTTGTTCAAGAAGGCAATCCAAGGCAGAGCACCAACGATGCTCTTGAAGAATGTTTGAGTTCAGTATTAGGTATTGGAGTTGCATGCTCTGTGGAATCCCCAACAGACCGAAAGAATATTGGTGATGTTGTGTCTAAACTGAAAAAGATTCGAGCAACTCTTGTTGGATAG